Proteins encoded by one window of Deinococcus fonticola:
- a CDS encoding SDR family NAD(P)-dependent oxidoreductase: MTNLAAGQLAGRVAIITGAGDGIGRAVAEAFVAEGARVLLAELNEELGQQAQRDLGDQTFFLHSDAASQADNERMVQEAVNRWGQLDILVNNAWGGGTLSRAEHKAPEQLAHAVALGFTGPWWAMRAAYRQMRERGYGRIINMCSLNGVNAHMGTFEYNTAKEALRAATRSAAREWAPYGITANAILPGAKTAASRAVFAANPQLEVMANAMNPMGRLGDPLQDIAPVAVFLASEGSRYLTGNSLFVDGGGHINGVAWAPQLED, from the coding sequence ATGACCAATTTAGCAGCGGGGCAGCTGGCCGGGCGGGTCGCCATTATCACGGGTGCCGGGGACGGAATCGGGCGGGCTGTCGCCGAGGCCTTCGTGGCCGAGGGAGCGCGCGTGCTGCTGGCCGAACTGAACGAGGAACTGGGCCAGCAGGCGCAGCGCGACCTGGGCGACCAGACCTTTTTCCTGCACAGTGACGCGGCCAGCCAGGCGGACAACGAACGCATGGTGCAGGAGGCCGTGAACCGCTGGGGCCAGCTGGACATTCTGGTCAACAACGCCTGGGGCGGCGGAACGCTGAGCCGCGCCGAGCACAAGGCGCCCGAGCAACTGGCGCACGCGGTCGCGCTGGGCTTCACCGGGCCGTGGTGGGCCATGCGGGCCGCGTACCGCCAGATGCGGGAACGCGGGTACGGCCGCATCATCAACATGTGCTCGCTGAACGGCGTGAACGCCCACATGGGCACCTTCGAGTACAACACCGCCAAGGAGGCACTGCGGGCCGCCACACGCAGCGCCGCGCGCGAGTGGGCGCCCTATGGCATCACCGCCAACGCCATTCTGCCCGGCGCCAAGACCGCCGCCAGCCGCGCCGTGTTCGCGGCCAACCCGCAACTGGAAGTCATGGCCAACGCCATGAACCCCATGGGCCGCCTGGGTGATCCCCTGCAGGACATTGCCCCGGTCGCGGTGTTCCTGGCCAGTGAGGGCAGCCGTTACCTGACCGGCAACAGCCTGTTCGTGGACGGCGGCGGGCACATCAACGGCGTGGCCTGGGCCCCGCAGCTGGAAGACTGA
- the ubiE gene encoding bifunctional demethylmenaquinone methyltransferase/2-methoxy-6-polyprenyl-1,4-benzoquinol methylase UbiE, translated as MTPLPKKPPVGDRQDKGEDVQAMFASIAPTYDLLNRTLSLGVDRLWRREAVALALAHDPQRLLDVATGTADFAIELKRAAPHAEVIGSDFVPAMLEIGREKVRAKGLEIQLEQGDALNLPYPDNHFDAVTCSFGFRNFADYARGFAEMWRVLKPGGRVVILEFPPPKKDLFGQLFRFYFQQVLPRIGGLVSGNKEAYSYLPESTLAFPEPERLAGLMRATGFRTRYKLLTFGIAAIHVGDKR; from the coding sequence GTGACGCCGCTTCCAAAAAAACCCCCGGTGGGGGACAGGCAAGACAAAGGTGAGGACGTGCAGGCCATGTTCGCCAGCATCGCCCCGACGTACGACCTGCTGAACCGTACCCTCAGCCTGGGGGTCGACCGGCTGTGGCGCCGCGAAGCGGTGGCGCTGGCCCTGGCGCATGACCCGCAGCGCCTTCTGGACGTGGCGACCGGCACGGCCGATTTCGCCATCGAGTTGAAACGGGCCGCCCCGCACGCCGAGGTGATCGGCAGCGATTTCGTGCCGGCCATGCTGGAGATCGGGCGGGAGAAGGTTCGGGCGAAAGGCCTGGAGATTCAGCTGGAGCAGGGGGACGCCCTGAACCTGCCTTACCCGGACAACCATTTTGATGCGGTGACGTGCTCGTTCGGGTTCCGGAACTTCGCGGATTACGCGCGGGGTTTCGCGGAAATGTGGCGGGTGCTGAAACCGGGCGGGCGGGTGGTCATCCTGGAATTCCCGCCACCAAAGAAAGACCTGTTCGGCCAGCTGTTCCGCTTCTACTTCCAGCAGGTGCTGCCGCGCATCGGCGGGCTGGTCAGCGGAAACAAGGAAGCGTACAGCTACCTGCCCGAAAGCACCCTGGCCTTTCCGGAACCCGAGCGCCTGGCCGGGCTGATGCGGGCCACCGGCTTCAGGACGCGCTACAAGCTGCTCACCTTCGGAATCGCGGCCATTCACGTGGGCGACAAGCGGTAG
- a CDS encoding VanW family protein codes for MMFNRRAALLLSGVLLVTSTPVSAQTPPPAVPAAPAPATPAPATPTTPPPAAPAPAAPTAAPTMASGPLLVTVQAQIPALIDGKKTTTAFVRTLSIPVERAAQIRKAGKITASLDAELNRFMDMLEKVGEDARFMQVDDGTQWAVVQRNNLKIDREATRANVLAVLKDRFAVQAAVVVTGQTPPKRTLDFFVQKGITNFLATGQTSYDGSSPERITNIHVGARNFKDRLFEGKTFSFNQMIGPISTRSGYVAGLVIAGDQTASGVGGGICQVSTTVFRTLYGAGLPIVQRQNHSYQVYYYAPQGLDATIYQPSLDLKFSNDTGGALWFQTDWDDQEKVLSISVFGKAPKYDVVVDAPKTLSTTPSPKDRFINDPSMKLGERKQVDWAAPGAVIEVTRRFLKGGQEVKKDTLKSTYRPWPNIFRVGTRK; via the coding sequence CCGTTCCGGCGGCTCCGGCTCCAGCTACTCCAGCCCCGGCCACTCCAACCACGCCGCCCCCCGCCGCCCCTGCCCCGGCCGCGCCAACCGCCGCGCCCACCATGGCCAGCGGCCCCCTGCTGGTCACCGTGCAGGCGCAGATTCCGGCCCTGATCGACGGCAAGAAGACCACCACCGCGTTTGTCCGCACCCTGAGCATTCCGGTGGAACGCGCCGCGCAGATTCGCAAGGCCGGAAAGATCACCGCCAGCCTGGACGCCGAACTGAACCGCTTCATGGACATGCTGGAAAAAGTCGGTGAGGACGCCCGCTTCATGCAGGTGGACGATGGAACGCAGTGGGCCGTGGTGCAGCGCAACAACCTGAAGATCGACCGGGAAGCCACGCGCGCCAACGTGCTGGCTGTGCTGAAAGACCGCTTTGCCGTGCAGGCCGCGGTGGTCGTGACCGGGCAGACGCCGCCCAAACGCACGCTGGATTTCTTCGTGCAAAAAGGCATCACGAATTTCCTGGCGACCGGACAGACCAGCTACGACGGCAGCAGCCCCGAACGCATCACCAACATTCACGTGGGCGCCAGAAACTTCAAGGATCGCCTGTTCGAGGGCAAGACCTTCTCGTTCAACCAGATGATCGGGCCGATCAGCACCCGCAGCGGGTACGTGGCCGGCCTGGTCATCGCGGGCGACCAGACCGCCAGCGGCGTGGGCGGCGGCATCTGCCAGGTCAGCACCACGGTGTTCCGCACGCTGTACGGCGCGGGCCTGCCCATCGTGCAGCGCCAGAACCACTCCTACCAGGTGTACTACTACGCCCCGCAGGGCCTGGACGCCACCATCTACCAGCCCAGCCTGGACCTGAAGTTCAGCAACGACACCGGCGGGGCGTTGTGGTTTCAGACCGACTGGGACGACCAGGAGAAAGTCCTGAGCATCAGCGTGTTCGGCAAAGCCCCGAAATATGACGTGGTCGTGGACGCACCCAAGACCCTGAGCACCACCCCCAGCCCCAAAGACCGCTTCATCAATGACCCCAGCATGAAACTCGGCGAGCGCAAACAGGTGGACTGGGCCGCGCCCGGCGCCGTCATCGAGGTGACCCGCCGCTTCCTGAAAGGCGGCCAGGAAGTCAAGAAAGACACCCTGAAAAGCACCTACCGCCCCTGGCCCAACATCTTCCGGGTGGGCACCCGGAAATAA